In Mycolicibacterium phocaicum, one DNA window encodes the following:
- a CDS encoding thioesterase II family protein: MTEINTAFAPESTGAFAPWIKHYPGSGDTGAVVVFPHAGGAAVAYRDLATTLSDNGIDTYVVQYPRRADRLAHPAHPTVEQLAADLFAAGDWAGVGPLRLVGHCMGAVVAFEFARVAEQSGATVHSLWASAGQAPCDVVDAPPLPTGPREMLAEMVDLGGTDPRLLADVDFVEMLLMAVGADYEALNRYVGGGRIAADIHALGGRDDHRIDRDMLSRWANHTSGAFTLAEFDGGHFYLNDQLDAIAEVISAG; this comes from the coding sequence ATGACCGAGATCAATACGGCTTTCGCGCCTGAGTCCACTGGCGCCTTCGCGCCGTGGATCAAGCACTATCCCGGCTCCGGCGACACCGGGGCCGTGGTGGTCTTCCCGCATGCCGGCGGTGCCGCGGTGGCCTACCGGGACCTCGCAACCACGTTGTCGGACAACGGCATCGACACCTATGTCGTGCAGTACCCGCGCCGTGCCGACCGGCTGGCGCATCCGGCGCACCCGACGGTCGAGCAGCTGGCCGCCGACCTGTTCGCCGCGGGTGACTGGGCGGGCGTGGGCCCGCTGCGGCTCGTCGGGCACTGCATGGGCGCGGTGGTGGCATTCGAGTTCGCGCGCGTCGCCGAACAGAGCGGAGCGACCGTGCACAGCCTCTGGGCATCGGCCGGCCAGGCACCGTGCGACGTGGTCGACGCGCCGCCGCTGCCCACCGGACCGCGCGAAATGCTCGCCGAGATGGTCGATCTCGGCGGCACCGACCCCCGGCTGCTCGCCGACGTGGATTTCGTGGAAATGCTGCTGATGGCGGTGGGCGCCGACTACGAAGCGCTCAACCGGTACGTGGGCGGCGGCCGCATCGCCGCCGACATCCATGCCCTCGGCGGCCGCGATGACCATCGCATCGACCGGGACATGCTGAGCCGCTGGGCGAACCACACGTCGGGCGCCTTCACCCTGGCCGAGTTCGACGGCGGCCACTTCTACCTCAACGACCAGCTCGACGCGATCGCGGAAGTGATCAGTGCGGGCTGA
- a CDS encoding beta-ketoacyl [acyl carrier protein] synthase domain-containing protein → MNADDPVVIVGMAVEAPGDVDSAESYWQLLSSGREALSTFPEDRGWAVRDLLAGSRRDGFKRIHNRGGFLTGAALFDPSFFGISPREAVAMDPQQRVALRVTWRALENAGINPDDLAGHDVGCYIGASGTGYGPDLAEYSDLSGHLITGTSLGVISGRVGYLLGLDGPALTIDTSCSSALTAFHTAVQALRTGDCSMALAGGVCVMGSPGYFVEFAKQHALSDDGHCRPYSAQASGTVWAEGAGMFVLERKSVAQQGGHRVLAEVRASCLNQDGHSTGLTAPSGPAQARLFGRALDLAGARPDQIGMIEGHGTGTKLGDRTELTSLAQTYGATAPGRGAVLGSVKSNVGHSQAAAGALGLAKVLVSAEHATIPASLHTAQASAEIEWNAQGLRLATDHTPWPAVDGERLAAVSAFGMSGTNAHVVVAMPEGLVA, encoded by the coding sequence ATGAATGCGGACGATCCGGTGGTCATCGTCGGGATGGCGGTGGAAGCCCCGGGCGATGTGGACAGCGCTGAAAGTTATTGGCAGTTGCTGTCTTCCGGACGTGAGGCGCTGAGCACCTTCCCGGAGGACCGCGGCTGGGCCGTGCGCGACCTGCTCGCGGGCTCGCGCCGCGACGGGTTCAAGCGCATCCACAACCGCGGCGGATTCCTCACCGGCGCCGCCCTTTTCGACCCCTCGTTCTTCGGTATCTCGCCGCGCGAGGCGGTGGCGATGGACCCGCAGCAGCGGGTCGCGCTGCGGGTGACGTGGCGGGCCCTGGAGAACGCCGGCATCAACCCCGATGACCTGGCCGGGCATGACGTCGGCTGCTACATCGGCGCCTCGGGCACCGGGTACGGCCCCGACCTCGCCGAATACTCCGACCTGAGCGGCCATCTCATCACCGGGACGTCGCTGGGGGTGATCTCCGGACGGGTCGGCTACCTGCTGGGCCTCGATGGCCCGGCGCTGACGATCGACACGTCGTGCTCATCGGCGCTGACCGCGTTCCACACCGCCGTACAAGCCCTGCGCACGGGCGACTGCAGCATGGCGCTGGCCGGCGGGGTGTGCGTCATGGGGTCGCCGGGATACTTCGTCGAATTCGCCAAACAGCACGCCCTCTCGGACGACGGGCACTGCCGGCCCTACAGCGCGCAGGCCAGCGGCACGGTGTGGGCCGAAGGCGCCGGCATGTTCGTGCTGGAACGAAAGTCGGTGGCGCAGCAGGGCGGTCACCGCGTGCTCGCGGAAGTCCGGGCCAGCTGCCTCAACCAGGACGGGCACAGCACCGGCCTGACCGCGCCGAGCGGACCGGCGCAGGCGCGGCTGTTCGGCCGCGCGCTCGATCTCGCCGGTGCCCGGCCCGACCAGATCGGCATGATCGAAGGGCACGGCACCGGAACCAAGCTCGGGGACCGGACCGAATTGACCTCGCTGGCCCAGACCTACGGCGCCACCGCACCCGGTCGGGGCGCGGTCCTGGGTTCGGTGAAATCCAACGTCGGGCACAGCCAGGCCGCCGCCGGTGCGCTGGGACTGGCCAAGGTCCTGGTGTCGGCCGAGCATGCCACCATCCCGGCGAGCCTGCACACCGCGCAGGCCAGCGCCGAAATCGAATGGAACGCACAGGGACTGCGGCTCGCCACCGACCACACTCCGTGGCCCGCCGTCGACGGCGAGCGCCTCGCCGCGGTGTCGGCTTTCGGCATGAGCGGCACCAACGCGCACGTCGTCGTCGCGATGCCGGAGGGATTGGTGGCGTGA
- the mbtD gene encoding mycobactin polyketide synthase MbtD translates to MSLSHFPDGRVPVLLSAHTEELLAAEATGIADYLDTCGAVGIGSVAAMLLRLRRRRRFRAVVRAHDAAELAAALRALAAGEEHPLVAVSARTAAPRTAFVFPGNGGQWPSMGADAYRQLPVYRAAADRCADAFVAAGIDSPLAFLVDPAGRDWTQIHSQSAQFTHAVGLASVWQALGIEPDATLGHSLGEIAAAYVAGAMTLDEAVAVVIARAGALDSLAGDFGAAALGMSVDEAQQEVSNAAGWMELSVVNSSASVVVSGDRTAIADLVADLQSRGRFARVIAMSFPAHTSALDPLRAQLLSGVPKAQFGAGAVPFIGSVTGEAVGAGTEFGEYWYRNLRNTVRFDRAAAAARDSGVEAFVEMSAHPALLHALADVDAPLTVGSGRRDEAVADVLSDNIATVAVSDPDYDWAGHIEPNQPLLRGFPHAPMAAMHLWAAPEPLPPVAGLTVSAEQWLPQSGETVPLIIRRAAVVDLPGPPGALADHLRDGVRANLGTVLVEPADADLLIVVAPMLDHPDTEAAITDLAELIGDGLCEYPNAIGPQCSDVWLVTVGGEHVRDDEPVALPAQAALAAMHRSIAFDHPDQTFRHLDLASWDLDAPSATAVIETMLGTGTEVALRDSQQYRRGLQALPDVDAPAPGLLDNVVITGGNGAVGLHFARTLAAAGARRIVLVSRSGTGAQQLAEYDGDTDVFSVQCDITSPEQISAAAATYGGDGATLVVHAAGAAAFGTTVAADEFIATAAAKVGGLARLAEYWPLRPDARILVCSSVSGLWGGLGHVAYAAVNRMQDVLGGQFRAKGLDCVAVRWGLWPGAGIVGADEVARIERAGLREMEPDIAIEAALGTRASAPLIFSADAERLAALLGAVPAATEPAAPQQVPFELGAGADTEDVVRHELSAVLKLGDPADIDLTAALFDLGLDSLLALDLRKRLRRGTGRSVPLAGLLSGITGIELVDLLTDRSEKVES, encoded by the coding sequence ATGAGCCTTTCGCATTTTCCCGACGGCCGCGTGCCCGTCCTGCTCAGCGCACACACCGAAGAGCTCCTGGCTGCCGAGGCGACGGGCATCGCCGATTACCTGGACACGTGTGGTGCCGTGGGCATCGGCTCGGTGGCCGCGATGTTGTTGCGGCTGCGTCGCCGTCGGCGGTTCCGGGCTGTGGTCCGGGCGCATGACGCGGCCGAGTTGGCTGCCGCATTGCGGGCGTTGGCGGCGGGGGAGGAGCACCCCCTGGTCGCGGTCTCCGCACGGACGGCAGCGCCCCGGACGGCCTTCGTCTTCCCTGGTAACGGCGGCCAATGGCCGTCGATGGGCGCCGATGCCTACCGGCAGCTGCCGGTGTACCGCGCCGCGGCCGACCGCTGCGCCGACGCGTTCGTCGCCGCGGGCATCGACTCGCCGCTGGCCTTCCTGGTCGACCCGGCCGGCCGGGACTGGACCCAAATCCACAGTCAGAGTGCACAGTTCACGCACGCCGTCGGACTGGCATCGGTGTGGCAGGCCCTGGGCATCGAGCCGGATGCCACGCTGGGGCACAGCCTCGGTGAGATCGCCGCAGCGTACGTCGCCGGTGCCATGACGCTGGACGAGGCGGTCGCCGTGGTCATCGCCAGGGCCGGGGCACTGGACAGCCTGGCCGGCGATTTCGGCGCCGCGGCCCTGGGGATGAGCGTCGACGAAGCACAGCAAGAGGTTTCGAACGCTGCCGGGTGGATGGAACTGTCCGTGGTCAACTCGTCGGCATCGGTCGTGGTGTCCGGCGACCGGACCGCCATCGCGGACCTGGTCGCCGACCTACAGTCCCGCGGCCGCTTCGCCCGCGTCATCGCCATGAGCTTCCCCGCGCACACCAGTGCGCTCGATCCGCTACGCGCACAACTGCTGTCCGGTGTGCCGAAGGCACAGTTCGGCGCCGGGGCGGTGCCGTTCATCGGATCGGTCACCGGCGAAGCGGTCGGCGCGGGCACCGAATTCGGTGAGTACTGGTACCGGAACCTGCGGAACACCGTGCGATTCGACCGGGCCGCCGCCGCGGCGCGAGACAGCGGCGTCGAGGCCTTCGTGGAGATGTCGGCACACCCGGCCTTGCTGCACGCGCTCGCCGATGTTGATGCGCCGTTGACGGTCGGCTCTGGACGCCGCGACGAGGCGGTGGCCGACGTGCTCTCCGACAACATCGCCACAGTGGCGGTGTCCGACCCGGATTACGACTGGGCCGGGCACATCGAGCCGAATCAACCGCTGCTGCGGGGATTTCCGCATGCGCCGATGGCGGCGATGCACCTCTGGGCCGCGCCCGAACCGCTGCCCCCGGTGGCCGGACTGACGGTCAGTGCCGAGCAGTGGCTGCCACAGTCGGGCGAGACCGTGCCGCTGATCATCCGGCGCGCTGCCGTGGTCGACCTGCCGGGACCGCCCGGTGCGCTCGCCGACCATCTCCGTGACGGCGTGCGGGCCAACCTCGGCACCGTGCTCGTCGAGCCGGCGGACGCCGATCTGCTGATCGTCGTCGCACCGATGCTCGATCACCCCGACACCGAGGCGGCGATCACCGACCTCGCCGAGCTGATCGGCGATGGACTGTGCGAATACCCGAATGCCATTGGGCCGCAATGCAGCGACGTGTGGCTGGTGACCGTCGGCGGCGAGCACGTGCGCGACGACGAGCCGGTGGCGCTGCCCGCCCAGGCGGCCCTGGCCGCCATGCACCGCAGCATCGCCTTCGACCATCCGGACCAGACGTTCCGCCACCTCGACCTGGCGTCCTGGGACCTCGACGCGCCGTCGGCCACCGCCGTCATCGAGACCATGCTCGGTACGGGAACCGAGGTGGCGCTGCGTGATTCGCAGCAGTACCGGCGCGGTCTGCAGGCCCTTCCCGACGTCGACGCACCGGCGCCCGGGCTTCTCGACAACGTGGTCATCACCGGCGGCAACGGCGCGGTCGGGCTGCACTTCGCGCGGACCCTCGCCGCCGCGGGTGCCCGCCGCATCGTGTTGGTGAGCCGCAGTGGCACCGGCGCGCAGCAACTGGCCGAGTACGACGGCGACACCGACGTATTCTCGGTGCAGTGCGACATCACGTCGCCCGAACAGATTTCGGCGGCCGCGGCGACCTACGGCGGTGACGGTGCGACGCTCGTGGTCCATGCGGCCGGCGCGGCGGCGTTCGGCACGACGGTGGCGGCGGACGAATTCATCGCCACCGCGGCCGCGAAGGTCGGAGGTCTCGCCCGGCTGGCCGAGTACTGGCCGCTGCGTCCGGATGCCCGAATCCTGGTGTGCTCGTCGGTGTCCGGACTGTGGGGCGGGCTCGGTCATGTCGCGTACGCGGCGGTGAACCGCATGCAGGATGTGCTGGGCGGGCAGTTCCGCGCCAAGGGCCTCGACTGTGTGGCCGTGCGATGGGGACTGTGGCCGGGTGCCGGCATCGTCGGGGCCGACGAAGTGGCGCGGATCGAGCGCGCCGGACTGCGGGAAATGGAGCCCGACATCGCCATCGAGGCGGCGCTCGGAACCCGCGCGTCCGCACCGCTGATCTTCAGCGCTGACGCCGAGCGGCTGGCGGCACTGCTCGGTGCGGTCCCGGCCGCGACGGAACCGGCTGCACCGCAGCAGGTTCCGTTCGAACTGGGCGCCGGCGCCGACACCGAAGACGTCGTCCGTCATGAATTGTCGGCGGTGCTCAAACTGGGCGACCCCGCCGACATCGACCTGACCGCGGCCCTGTTCGATCTGGGCCTGGATTCGCTGCTGGCACTGGACCTGCGCAAGCGACTGCGCCGGGGCACCGGCCGGTCCGTGCCGCTGGCCGGGCTGCTCAGCGGCATCACCGGTATCGAACTGGTGGATTTGCTAACCGACAGATCAGAGAAGGTGGAGAGCTAG